The Mycolicibacterium smegmatis genome has a window encoding:
- the glnX gene encoding protein kinase G-activating protein GlnX, with protein MTVELAHPSTEPLASRSPTTPAHPRWWFLWTTPGRILTIGLVLSALVIASAFATSTTVNDRQQALTTVLDHTEPLSFAAGRLYTTLSVADAAAATAFIAGAEPRDVRQRYEQAIVDASVAVTRASSGLTDEALIQLLGRINARLAVYTGLIETARTNNRAGNPVGSSYLSEASSMMQTQILPDAQRLYEETSARVDAETTASTQIPLPVILVVLATLLFGAFANRWLARRTRRRVNIGFVAGGLAVLIMLIWVSTALVISTSDSRSAKETAAESLKTITTLAITAQQARADETLALIRRGDENVRKQSYYQRIDVMQQQLSDYLARDIGIDKSDLAGAEQLLTRWRAADDRINAYIAVGNYQAATQVALGTGEDDSTPAFDKLDQALSKAIEHSRNQLRTDIANARRVLSGATVGAALLSVAAAVAVALGIWPRLSEYR; from the coding sequence GTGACTGTGGAGTTGGCACATCCCTCGACCGAACCCCTCGCGTCCCGGTCGCCGACCACACCTGCCCACCCGCGTTGGTGGTTCCTGTGGACCACTCCCGGCCGCATCCTCACCATCGGCCTGGTGCTGTCCGCGCTGGTCATCGCGAGCGCGTTCGCGACGTCGACGACGGTCAACGACCGTCAGCAGGCGCTGACGACGGTGCTCGACCACACCGAACCCCTGTCGTTCGCGGCGGGCCGGCTGTACACGACGCTGTCGGTGGCCGACGCGGCCGCGGCGACGGCGTTCATCGCGGGCGCCGAACCGCGTGACGTGCGCCAGCGCTACGAGCAGGCCATCGTCGACGCGTCCGTCGCCGTCACCCGCGCCTCCAGCGGGCTCACCGACGAGGCGCTGATCCAGTTGCTGGGCCGGATCAACGCGCGGCTGGCCGTCTACACCGGCCTCATCGAAACCGCGCGCACCAATAACCGCGCGGGCAACCCCGTCGGCTCGTCGTACCTGTCCGAGGCGTCGTCGATGATGCAGACGCAGATCCTGCCCGACGCGCAGCGCCTCTACGAGGAGACCTCGGCGCGCGTGGACGCCGAGACCACGGCGTCCACCCAGATCCCGCTGCCCGTGATCCTGGTGGTGCTCGCGACGCTGTTGTTCGGCGCCTTCGCCAACCGGTGGCTGGCGCGGCGCACGAGGCGCCGGGTCAACATCGGCTTCGTCGCGGGCGGCCTGGCCGTGCTGATCATGCTCATCTGGGTGTCGACCGCGCTGGTGATCTCGACGTCGGACAGTCGCAGCGCCAAAGAGACCGCCGCCGAATCGCTGAAGACCATCACCACACTCGCCATCACCGCGCAGCAGGCCCGCGCCGACGAAACGCTGGCGCTGATCCGCCGGGGTGACGAAAACGTGCGCAAGCAGTCCTACTATCAGCGCATCGACGTGATGCAGCAGCAGCTTTCGGACTACCTGGCCCGCGACATCGGCATCGACAAGAGCGATCTGGCGGGTGCGGAGCAACTACTGACCCGCTGGCGCGCGGCCGACGACCGCATCAACGCCTACATCGCCGTCGGCAACTACCAGGCCGCCACGCAGGTGGCGCTGGGCACCGGCGAGGACGACTCCACGCCCGCGTTCGACAAGCTCGACCAGGCGTTGTCCAAGGCGATCGAGCACAGCCGTAACCAATTGCGCACCGACATCGCCAACGCCCGCCGCGTGCTGTCCGGCGCGACCGTGGGCGCCGCGCTGCTCAGCGTGGCCGCGGCCGTCGCGGTGGCGTTGGGGATCTGGCCACGACTGAGTGAGTACCGATGA
- a CDS encoding NUDIX hydrolase: MRGDGDGWVMSENGARFWGRHGAAGLLLRAPMPGGAAAVLLQHRAPWSHQGGTWALPGGARDSHETPEQAAVREAHEEAGLPAEQLTVRTTVVTAEVAGIGGTQWTYTTVIADAAEPLHTVPNRESAELRWVLEDQVADLPLHPGFAASWQRLREVTATIPLLNRQR; encoded by the coding sequence GTGCGTGGCGACGGAGATGGCTGGGTGATGTCGGAGAACGGCGCCCGGTTCTGGGGTCGCCACGGCGCGGCCGGTTTGCTGTTGCGGGCCCCGATGCCCGGCGGCGCGGCGGCGGTGCTGTTGCAGCACCGCGCGCCGTGGAGTCATCAGGGCGGAACGTGGGCGCTGCCCGGCGGTGCACGCGACAGTCATGAGACCCCTGAGCAGGCCGCGGTGCGCGAGGCGCACGAAGAGGCCGGCCTACCCGCCGAGCAACTGACGGTGCGCACGACGGTGGTGACCGCCGAGGTCGCAGGCATCGGCGGCACGCAGTGGACGTACACGACGGTGATCGCCGACGCGGCCGAACCCCTGCACACCGTGCCCAACCGGGAGAGCGCCGAGTTGCGCTGGGTCCTCGAGGATCAGGTCGCGGACCTGCCGCTGCATCCCGGGTTTGCCGCGAGTTGGCAGCGCCTACGTGAGGTGACCGCGACGATCCCGTTGCTCAACCGGCAGCGCTGA
- the thiE gene encoding thiamine phosphate synthase, whose protein sequence is MDQAVELPVQRLQRASLYLCTDARRERGDLAEFADAALAGGVDLIQLRDKGSAGEKQFGPLEARQELEALEILADAARRHGALLAVNDRADIALAAGADVLHLGQDDLPLDVARGIIGRRPVIGRSTHDAAQMAVAIEERVDYFCVGPCWPTPTKPGRPAPGLDLVRATAAHSPGKPWFAIGGIDQERLPEVLAAGARRVVVVRAITAADDPKAAAEDLKAAISAAG, encoded by the coding sequence GTGGACCAAGCCGTCGAACTTCCCGTCCAGCGCCTGCAGCGCGCCTCGTTGTATCTGTGCACCGACGCCCGTCGTGAACGCGGTGACCTGGCCGAATTCGCCGACGCGGCACTCGCCGGCGGCGTCGACCTGATCCAGCTGCGTGACAAGGGCTCCGCGGGTGAGAAACAGTTCGGGCCGCTTGAGGCCCGTCAGGAACTCGAAGCGCTCGAGATCCTGGCCGACGCCGCACGCCGCCACGGCGCTCTGCTGGCCGTCAACGATCGCGCCGATATCGCCCTGGCCGCCGGGGCCGACGTGCTGCATCTCGGCCAGGACGACCTGCCGCTGGATGTCGCGCGCGGCATCATCGGCCGCAGGCCGGTCATCGGACGCTCGACCCATGACGCCGCGCAGATGGCCGTGGCCATCGAGGAGCGGGTGGACTACTTCTGCGTCGGGCCGTGCTGGCCGACACCCACCAAACCGGGGCGTCCCGCGCCGGGTCTGGATCTGGTGCGGGCCACCGCTGCGCACAGTCCCGGCAAGCCGTGGTTCGCGATCGGCGGCATCGACCAGGAGCGTCTGCCCGAGGTGCTCGCCGCGGGCGCGCGGCGAGTCGTCGTCGTGCGCGCGATCACCGCTGCCGACGACCCGAAGGCCGCCGCCGAGGACCTCAAGGCCGCGATCAGCGCTGCCGGTTGA
- the thiO gene encoding glycine oxidase ThiO has translation MTRTVAVIGGGVIGLSVARRAALDGWTVRLHCTTERGASWVAGGMLAPHSEGWPGEEQLLQLGLESLRLWHSGFLDGLPETVVTARESLVVAVDRADAADLRTVAEWLAAQGHPVELTTAARDVEPLLAQGIRHGFRATTELAVDNRGVVDALAAHCERLAVRWAGQVDDLADVDADAVVIANGIDAPRLWPDLPVRPVKGEVLRLRWRKGCMPVPQRVIRARVHGRQVYLVPRADGVVVGATQYEHGRDTAPVVSGVRDLLEDACAVMPALGEYELAEIAAGLRPMTPDGLPVVERVDERTVVAVGHGRNGFLLAPWTAERVAAELEVGVGAK, from the coding sequence ATGACACGTACGGTCGCCGTCATCGGCGGTGGCGTCATCGGGCTGTCCGTCGCGCGACGCGCAGCGCTCGACGGGTGGACGGTGCGCCTGCACTGCACCACCGAGCGCGGCGCGTCGTGGGTGGCCGGCGGCATGCTGGCGCCCCACAGCGAAGGCTGGCCCGGTGAGGAGCAGTTGCTCCAGCTGGGGCTGGAATCGCTGCGGTTGTGGCACTCCGGGTTTCTCGACGGCCTGCCCGAGACGGTGGTGACCGCGCGGGAATCGCTCGTGGTGGCGGTGGACCGCGCCGACGCCGCCGATTTGCGCACCGTTGCCGAGTGGCTTGCCGCCCAGGGGCATCCGGTCGAGTTGACCACCGCCGCCCGTGATGTGGAACCTTTGCTGGCTCAAGGTATTCGGCACGGATTCCGCGCGACGACAGAGCTGGCGGTGGACAACCGCGGGGTGGTCGACGCGCTGGCCGCGCACTGCGAGCGGTTGGCCGTGCGGTGGGCGGGGCAGGTCGACGACCTCGCCGATGTCGACGCCGACGCCGTGGTGATCGCCAACGGCATCGACGCGCCGCGGCTGTGGCCGGACCTGCCGGTGCGCCCGGTCAAGGGTGAGGTGCTGCGGCTGCGGTGGCGCAAGGGGTGTATGCCGGTGCCGCAGCGTGTGATCCGCGCCCGTGTGCACGGCAGGCAGGTGTACCTGGTGCCCCGCGCCGACGGCGTCGTGGTCGGTGCCACGCAGTACGAGCACGGCCGCGACACCGCACCGGTGGTCAGCGGCGTGCGGGATCTGCTGGAGGACGCCTGCGCGGTGATGCCCGCGCTGGGGGAGTACGAACTGGCCGAGATCGCGGCCGGGCTGCGGCCGATGACGCCGGACGGTTTGCCCGTCGTGGAACGTGTCGACGAGCGCACCGTGGTCGCCGTCGGGCACGGACGGAACGGATTTCTGTTGGCGCCGTGGACCGCTGAGCGGGTCGCGGCAGAACTCGAAGTGGGTGTGGGAGCGAAATGA
- the thiS gene encoding sulfur carrier protein ThiS encodes MITITVNGESVEVDDTITIERLLETRGFPEKGIAVALDWSVLHRSEWYQTLSDGARIEVVTAVQGG; translated from the coding sequence ATGATCACCATCACGGTCAACGGGGAGAGCGTCGAGGTGGACGACACCATCACCATCGAACGCCTGCTCGAGACACGCGGTTTTCCCGAGAAGGGCATCGCTGTAGCGCTGGACTGGTCGGTGCTGCACCGCTCGGAGTGGTATCAGACCCTATCCGACGGGGCACGCATCGAGGTCGTGACGGCGGTGCAAGGTGGCTGA
- a CDS encoding thiazole synthase: MADSVLRIGGREFGSRLIMGTGGAPNLSVLEEALIASGTELTTVAMRRVDAETGTGVLDLLNRLGIAALPNTAGCRGAAEAVLTAQLAREALGTDMVKLEVIADERTLLPDAVELVKAAEQLVDDGFTVLPYTNDDPVLARRLEDIGCAAVMPLGSPIGTGLGISNPHNIEMIVAAAGVPVVLDAGIGTASDAALAMELGCDAVLLATAVTRASDPPTMAAAMASAVTAGHLARQAGRIPKRFWAQASSPAL, translated from the coding sequence GTGGCTGACTCCGTGCTGCGCATCGGCGGGCGCGAATTCGGCTCCCGGCTGATCATGGGCACCGGCGGTGCCCCCAACCTCTCGGTGCTCGAAGAGGCGCTCATCGCCTCGGGCACCGAACTGACCACCGTCGCGATGCGACGCGTCGACGCCGAAACCGGAACGGGCGTACTCGATCTGCTCAACCGGTTGGGCATCGCCGCGCTGCCCAACACCGCCGGCTGCCGCGGCGCGGCCGAGGCGGTGCTCACCGCGCAGCTCGCGCGTGAGGCGCTCGGGACCGACATGGTGAAACTCGAGGTCATCGCCGACGAGCGCACCCTGCTGCCCGACGCGGTCGAACTCGTCAAGGCCGCAGAACAATTGGTCGACGACGGGTTCACCGTGCTGCCCTACACCAACGACGACCCGGTGCTGGCGCGTCGACTCGAGGACATCGGATGTGCCGCGGTGATGCCGCTCGGCTCGCCGATCGGCACCGGGCTGGGCATCTCCAACCCACACAACATCGAGATGATCGTCGCGGCCGCGGGGGTGCCCGTGGTGCTCGACGCCGGTATCGGCACCGCGAGCGACGCCGCGCTGGCGATGGAACTGGGTTGTGACGCCGTGCTTTTGGCCACTGCCGTCACACGCGCGTCCGATCCGCCGACCATGGCCGCCGCGATGGCCTCGGCCGTCACCGCTGGCCATCTCGCCCGGCAGGCGGGTCGTATCCCTAAGCGGTTCTGGGCGCAGGCGTCGAGCCCGGCGCTGTGA
- a CDS encoding SGNH/GDSL hydrolase family protein → MKRYVALGSSMAAGPGIKPSAPGAPRRAGRSARNYPHLVAERLGLDLIDVTYSGATTAQVLRDKQNGVPPQIDALDGSEALVTVTIGGNDAGYVPLLTVAAWPRLVRRLPVLGPWVRNLLDADAREKALQQVAASLVEVGRSIRARSPKATVLFVDYLTLLPPVGAPAPPLADADAELGRHVADTLEKHTGAAAAETGAGWVRVAEASRDHHAWSSDPWTTRPGFPWQGRPAPLHPNAAGMRAVADMVAAQLG, encoded by the coding sequence GTGAAACGGTATGTGGCGCTGGGCAGTTCGATGGCGGCCGGACCCGGCATCAAACCGTCGGCACCGGGTGCGCCGCGGCGGGCAGGCCGCTCGGCCCGCAACTATCCGCACCTCGTCGCCGAGCGCCTCGGCCTGGATCTCATCGACGTCACGTACTCGGGAGCGACCACCGCGCAGGTGCTGCGGGACAAGCAGAACGGTGTCCCGCCGCAGATCGACGCGCTCGACGGCTCCGAGGCTCTGGTCACCGTCACCATCGGCGGCAACGACGCCGGTTACGTGCCACTGCTGACCGTCGCCGCGTGGCCGCGGCTTGTGCGCCGGTTGCCGGTGCTGGGCCCGTGGGTGCGCAACCTGCTCGACGCCGACGCGCGCGAGAAGGCCCTGCAGCAGGTTGCCGCGTCGCTGGTCGAGGTCGGCCGATCGATCCGTGCGCGCTCCCCGAAGGCCACCGTGCTGTTCGTCGACTACCTCACGCTGCTGCCGCCCGTCGGTGCCCCGGCGCCGCCGCTCGCCGACGCGGACGCCGAACTCGGACGTCACGTCGCCGACACGCTGGAGAAGCACACCGGTGCCGCCGCGGCGGAAACCGGTGCAGGCTGGGTGCGCGTCGCCGAGGCCAGCCGTGATCATCACGCCTGGTCATCAGACCCCTGGACCACCCGGCCGGGCTTCCCGTGGCAAGGGCGCCCGGCACCCCTGCACCCCAACGCGGCGGGCATGCGGGCCGTCGCGGATATGGTCGCCGCTCAGCTCGGCTGA
- a CDS encoding ABC transporter ATP-binding protein gives MIELAGLTKLYGTHRAVDDLSFTVEPGVVTGFLGPNGAGKTTTMRLILGLDHPTSGTATIDGKRYRELKNPLRTVGALLDARQAHPNRSARSHLRWIAAANRIPASRVDEVLEMVGLASAADRNAGALSLGMSQRLGIAAALLGDPPVLLFDEPVNGLDPEGIHWVRTLMRELAGEGRTVFVSSHLLAEMANTADRLVVIGQGKLIASTTVTEFVNGSDADTVRVRSPQLETLRDVLSDAGLDVVTEPDGGALNVHGVAIEVIGDLAARNAITLHELSRRQASLEEAYLKLTDDAVDYRAVQP, from the coding sequence ATGATCGAACTCGCCGGGCTGACAAAGCTCTACGGAACCCACCGCGCCGTCGACGACCTCAGCTTCACCGTCGAACCGGGCGTGGTCACCGGCTTCCTCGGGCCCAACGGCGCGGGCAAGACCACCACCATGCGGCTGATCCTCGGCCTGGATCACCCCACGTCCGGCACCGCGACCATCGACGGCAAGCGCTACCGCGAGCTCAAGAATCCGCTGCGCACCGTCGGCGCCCTGCTCGACGCGCGGCAGGCGCATCCCAACCGCTCGGCCCGCAGCCACCTGCGGTGGATCGCCGCGGCCAACCGCATTCCGGCGTCCCGCGTGGACGAGGTGCTGGAGATGGTCGGGCTGGCCTCGGCCGCCGACCGCAACGCCGGGGCGCTGTCGCTGGGGATGAGCCAGCGGCTGGGCATCGCCGCGGCGCTGCTGGGAGATCCGCCGGTGCTGTTGTTCGACGAACCGGTCAACGGGCTGGATCCCGAGGGCATCCACTGGGTACGCACGCTGATGCGCGAGCTGGCCGGTGAAGGTCGCACGGTGTTCGTGTCGAGCCATCTGCTGGCCGAGATGGCGAATACCGCCGACCGCCTGGTGGTGATCGGGCAGGGCAAGCTGATCGCGTCGACCACGGTCACGGAGTTCGTCAACGGCTCCGACGCCGACACCGTGCGGGTGCGCAGCCCGCAGTTGGAGACGCTGCGCGACGTGCTCTCGGACGCCGGACTCGACGTCGTCACCGAACCCGACGGCGGTGCCCTCAACGTGCACGGGGTGGCGATCGAGGTGATCGGCGATCTCGCGGCCCGCAACGCCATCACACTGCACGAGTTGAGCCGCAGGCAGGCGTCGCTGGAGGAGGCGTACTTGAAGCTCACCGATGATGCCGTCGACTACCGGGCGGTGCAGCCGTGA
- a CDS encoding ABC transporter permease, whose product MSALAALDAERIKLSTTRSPLWSVVGAAVLSFAIAALQGWSAYGYTPLPPGKAALGVAVFGVPVLMVLASMTMTGEYRTGLIRTTFMATPNRSVVLAAKAIVCAAFSSVAAIVMVLGAVLVARLFTDPLIAVDLSPTNPATWQVAGSFALYAALAAILGVAVGALVRFSAGAVAVLLLWPLVAEPLLANMPGNGAQIGPWLPFVHMYRFLDVDWLFPSYAMPWGPVGSLIYFVVLVVVVFVAAVVALNRRDA is encoded by the coding sequence GTGAGCGCGCTTGCAGCGCTGGACGCCGAGCGCATCAAACTCTCCACGACGCGCTCGCCGCTGTGGTCGGTGGTCGGTGCCGCCGTGCTGAGCTTCGCCATCGCGGCGCTGCAGGGCTGGAGCGCCTATGGCTACACGCCGTTGCCACCAGGCAAGGCCGCGCTGGGCGTCGCGGTGTTCGGGGTTCCGGTGCTCATGGTGCTGGCGTCGATGACCATGACGGGCGAGTACCGCACCGGATTGATCCGCACGACGTTCATGGCCACACCGAACCGGTCCGTGGTGCTCGCCGCGAAAGCCATTGTGTGCGCCGCGTTTTCCTCGGTCGCGGCGATCGTCATGGTGCTGGGCGCGGTGCTGGTGGCCCGGTTGTTCACCGATCCGCTGATCGCGGTGGATCTCTCGCCGACCAATCCCGCGACCTGGCAGGTGGCCGGGAGCTTCGCGTTGTATGCCGCGTTGGCCGCGATCCTCGGTGTGGCCGTCGGCGCGTTGGTGCGGTTCTCGGCGGGCGCCGTCGCGGTGCTGCTGTTGTGGCCGCTGGTCGCCGAGCCGCTGCTGGCCAACATGCCCGGCAACGGCGCCCAAATCGGGCCGTGGCTGCCGTTCGTGCACATGTACCGGTTCCTCGACGTCGACTGGTTGTTCCCGAGTTACGCCATGCCGTGGGGTCCGGTGGGGTCGCTGATCTACTTCGTGGTGCTGGTCGTGGTGGTCTTCGTCGCTGCCGTCGTGGCGCTCAACCGGCGGGATGCGTAG
- a CDS encoding EspA/EspE family type VII secretion system effector — MSVLDGFYSTLSKARQTFGEGPPSDGAEFDQSSQLLQMKANVEAAAPDDRWQGSGANAYAAANREHAAVYEKLADLDRRMAAEVKNAAGVVSSGRQGLDSTANWVNSAVQSLPPTSEQDRERKLLPIAREGISQVNGIVQSATAQMVEIKGRITGLKGEYEALSNQKFAPGGDKSEEDKNEKDDDVQKVTGDDADKDERDGKADGEALAEQANLPSAHRDPAVLDEVAANLPESPLTAEQMAALAAGEEVNDVPKETLDYYRDFYNAAGKDGLLLLDRHLESQEAGGDAEVGAQRDRLANGLTLTSNEKVVELNPDGSVAARGGYDQLPADLREMLEVRRADPTYPGWENLGPTDAKNQHVADVVQFSELMGEANPGYQPGTKLGTEMYLKSADMVENSTGGWGMTDTPPEAYERAASSLAEIAGRNNESSYQIWSGDGMPEGYDPKETVRTLIGHDWSQSGGGGSGAATLLDWMTEDTQRPIGDPIGDRARQAFVDLPDYLAPSDTDPVWDSQRDAFARNPAISTEMSQLLASHTGALVAPGQQNGFVDTRIDPEGYPRISADDANRLLELGSYSEEGRTTLTTAAEPARIEELQTAMGNHPGNLADYVANSPAGALSGRIDHAMTEAITNQNEVLQQDVVAKDAVYRAKVAGAELAGSLADELTPKIPRAGEVIGYTGLDPGATVENAIKHFIEAPEYKALTVPDDDILMAGSNVQAQQTVLEAAMKAGELPDELKRGDSPVQISELGPDSRAYQIVQKYLIERGLAQYVTDYAQSYSIALK; from the coding sequence GTGAGTGTGCTCGACGGGTTTTATTCGACGCTGTCGAAGGCTAGGCAGACGTTCGGTGAGGGACCGCCGAGTGACGGTGCGGAGTTCGACCAGAGCTCGCAGCTTCTGCAAATGAAGGCGAATGTGGAGGCGGCGGCTCCCGACGATCGCTGGCAGGGGTCGGGTGCGAATGCCTACGCGGCGGCGAACAGGGAGCACGCCGCGGTCTACGAGAAGCTCGCAGATCTGGACCGCAGGATGGCAGCCGAGGTCAAGAATGCTGCCGGTGTGGTGTCCAGCGGGCGCCAAGGTCTGGACTCGACGGCAAACTGGGTCAACAGCGCCGTTCAATCCCTGCCGCCCACGTCGGAACAGGACCGGGAACGCAAGCTTCTGCCGATCGCCCGTGAAGGCATCAGCCAGGTCAACGGGATCGTGCAGTCGGCCACCGCCCAGATGGTGGAGATCAAGGGTCGCATCACCGGTCTCAAGGGCGAGTACGAGGCACTGAGCAACCAAAAGTTCGCGCCGGGCGGCGACAAGTCCGAGGAGGACAAGAACGAGAAAGACGACGACGTCCAGAAGGTGACGGGCGACGACGCCGACAAAGACGAGCGCGACGGGAAGGCGGACGGCGAAGCCTTGGCGGAACAGGCGAACCTGCCCTCGGCGCATCGTGATCCGGCGGTGCTGGATGAGGTTGCCGCGAATCTCCCGGAGTCTCCCCTCACGGCCGAGCAGATGGCCGCTCTCGCAGCCGGTGAAGAAGTCAACGACGTCCCGAAGGAGACGCTCGACTATTACCGGGACTTCTACAATGCCGCGGGCAAGGACGGCCTGCTTCTGCTCGACCGGCACCTGGAGTCGCAGGAGGCGGGCGGCGATGCCGAGGTAGGAGCCCAACGAGACAGGCTCGCCAACGGATTGACACTTACCAGCAACGAGAAGGTGGTTGAACTCAACCCGGACGGTTCGGTCGCGGCACGCGGTGGCTACGACCAGTTGCCGGCTGACCTGCGCGAAATGCTCGAGGTACGTCGCGCGGATCCGACCTATCCGGGTTGGGAGAATCTTGGACCTACCGATGCGAAGAACCAGCATGTCGCTGATGTGGTGCAGTTCAGTGAGCTGATGGGTGAAGCCAACCCGGGTTACCAGCCCGGGACGAAGCTGGGCACCGAGATGTACCTGAAGTCGGCCGACATGGTCGAGAACTCCACCGGTGGTTGGGGAATGACCGATACACCACCGGAAGCCTATGAGCGCGCGGCGAGTTCGTTGGCCGAGATCGCGGGCCGCAACAACGAGTCGTCGTATCAGATCTGGTCCGGAGACGGAATGCCCGAGGGATATGACCCTAAGGAAACGGTCCGCACATTGATCGGCCACGACTGGTCGCAGAGCGGGGGTGGGGGAAGCGGTGCGGCGACCCTGCTGGACTGGATGACCGAGGACACCCAACGTCCGATCGGCGACCCCATCGGTGACCGCGCGCGGCAGGCGTTCGTCGACCTTCCGGACTACCTGGCGCCCAGCGACACCGACCCGGTATGGGACAGCCAGCGCGACGCATTCGCTCGCAATCCTGCGATCTCTACAGAGATGAGTCAACTTCTGGCTTCACACACTGGTGCGCTGGTGGCGCCCGGCCAGCAGAACGGCTTTGTCGACACCAGGATCGATCCGGAAGGCTATCCGCGGATCAGCGCGGACGACGCCAACCGCCTGTTGGAACTCGGCTCCTACTCCGAGGAGGGGAGGACGACACTGACCACTGCGGCCGAACCTGCCCGCATCGAAGAGTTGCAGACAGCCATGGGGAATCACCCGGGCAACCTGGCCGACTATGTGGCCAATAGCCCCGCAGGCGCGTTGTCAGGGCGCATCGACCACGCGATGACGGAAGCCATCACCAACCAGAACGAGGTGCTCCAGCAGGACGTCGTGGCGAAGGACGCGGTCTATCGCGCGAAAGTCGCCGGTGCCGAGCTAGCAGGCTCGCTCGCCGACGAACTGACACCGAAGATTCCTCGTGCCGGTGAGGTCATCGGCTATACCGGGCTGGACCCGGGCGCAACTGTCGAGAACGCCATCAAGCACTTCATCGAGGCCCCCGAGTACAAAGCGCTCACGGTGCCCGACGACGACATCTTGATGGCGGGGTCGAACGTACAGGCGCAGCAGACGGTGCTGGAAGCGGCGATGAAGGCTGGTGAGCTGCCCGACGAGTTGAAGCGCGGCGATTCACCCGTACAGATCTCCGAATTGGGGCCGGACAGTCGGGCGTACCAGATCGTCCAGAAGTACCTCATCGAGCGTGGCTTGGCACAGTATGTCACCGACTATGCGCAGAGCTACTCAATCGCCCTGAAATAA
- a CDS encoding secretion protein EccK: protein MAPTQAGGAQVAPIPVSAARAEREAAAAARRSGVEPLEIARRVAAVLNAGPREPKFMWLTGLTTDGTIVVANNYGLGYISPWVKLPAPVKFAFADESIPIAERAKWVTFPIAALQGWAESHHTALRAVIAMEDQFEGFDSGCAEIKLQPDDIPTAGKMEGRSRLEVLAPDVAIRLASVPDTALADLLPPPPADPEPPEDRRMNLLMEVFRPLLSSDSGRIPLQLKAMAEFADHMQKMALHSAYTAADAEALRIDTEDAIYWQHVGVLSRDALGTMPEGS from the coding sequence GTGGCGCCGACGCAGGCTGGTGGCGCACAGGTCGCGCCGATCCCGGTATCGGCGGCTCGAGCCGAACGCGAAGCCGCCGCCGCGGCACGCCGGTCTGGCGTAGAGCCGTTGGAGATCGCGCGACGCGTCGCCGCGGTGTTGAACGCCGGGCCGCGTGAGCCGAAGTTCATGTGGCTGACCGGTTTGACGACCGACGGAACGATCGTCGTTGCCAACAACTATGGCTTGGGCTACATCTCGCCGTGGGTGAAGCTGCCGGCGCCGGTGAAGTTCGCCTTCGCCGATGAGTCGATTCCGATTGCGGAGCGGGCGAAGTGGGTGACATTCCCGATCGCGGCGCTGCAAGGTTGGGCCGAGTCGCACCACACGGCGTTGCGGGCGGTGATCGCCATGGAGGACCAGTTCGAGGGATTCGACTCTGGTTGTGCCGAGATCAAGCTGCAGCCCGACGACATCCCCACCGCCGGGAAGATGGAGGGCCGCTCGCGGTTGGAGGTGCTCGCCCCTGACGTCGCGATACGGTTGGCGAGTGTTCCGGACACTGCGCTGGCCGACCTGTTGCCCCCACCGCCGGCAGACCCGGAGCCACCGGAGGACCGGCGAATGAACCTGCTGATGGAGGTCTTCCGGCCTCTGCTGAGCAGCGACTCTGGGCGAATTCCGTTGCAGCTCAAGGCTATGGCCGAGTTCGCCGATCACATGCAGAAAATGGCGCTGCACAGTGCCTACACCGCGGCCGATGCGGAGGCCCTGCGTATCGACACCGAGGACGCCATCTACTGGCAGCACGTGGGTGTGCTGTCACGCGACGCGCTGGGAACCATGCCCGAAGGCTCCTAG